The Alcaligenes aquatilis genome contains the following window.
ACCGGAGGTCGCCACACCGCGCAACAAGTCGTTCATGACGTAAGCAGTGCGGGCATCAATGGCGCGTGCAGCGGCATCACCCGCCACAACGGGCTTGGCACGCATGATGACTTTATTGGTGCTGTCGGTGACGTAGTCGATCAGGTAGGGTTCGGTACGGTAACCGCCATTGGCAAAGACCGCGTAGGCGCCGGCCATTTGCAGGGGAGTCACGCTACCGGCACCCAGAGCCAGCGGCAGAACGGCAGGCTGACGGGCTTTGTCGAAACCAAAGCGAGTCACATAATCTTGCACGTACTTGGGGCCGACGGCCTGCATGATACGGATAGATACCATGTTTCTGGATTTGTACAAACCTTGACGCATGGTCAGCATGGGTTCGTACCTGCGCCCGTAGTTCTTGGGCGTCCATGGCTTGGAGCCGGTCTGGGCGGCGGTCAGAACAAAGGGTTCGTCCGAAATCTGGGTAGCAGGGGTTAAACCGCGCTCCAGTGAAGACGCGTAGATAAAGGGTTTGAAGGCGGAGCCGGGCTGACGCCAGGCTTGGGTGACGCGGTTGAACTTCCCATCTGAGAAGTGAAAGCCGCCGACCATGGCTTGGATAGCGCCGTCTTGCGGGCGTACCGATACAAAAGCAGCTTGCACCGCAGGCATATTCAGTACTTCCCAGTAATCGTCATTGCGGAATAGATAAACCACGGAGCCGCGCTGGATGCGTACGTCTGCTTTGGCATTTTTTACCAGGCCGCGAGCCACGATCTTCAAGGCGCGCTTGTCGTTGACATCAATAATTTGTTGGGCGGTACGGGCAACACGAATCTGGTTGGGGCTGGCGTCCAGCACCACGCCGGTCAGCAGGTCGCCCGTATCGGGGTACTTGTCCTGCAGGTCGTCCAGAATGGCATCTAACTGAGCGTGGTCGTTTTCAATATCAGCGGGCAGATCCACTTGGCCTTGAGGGCCGGTGTAAGGAGCTCGACGGGTGTAATCCAGAATACCGTTGCGCACAGCCAGGTAGGCAGCTTCCTGGTCGGTGGACTGGATCGTGGTGTAGATATTGAAACCGCGCGAGTACACATTGTCCTGGTAGACGCCGTACAGTAGCTGGCGTGCCAGCTCAGCCGCGTATTCACCGTGGATGGCATAGCCACCGGCGGGCGTGCCCAGGGCCGATTTCACAACGATTTCCTGTGCCAGGGCGTCTTGGTACTCTTGCTCGGTGATGTAGCCCAGCGAGCGCATGCGGCCCAGTACATAGGCTTGACGAGTTTTGGCGCGTTCGAAGTTGGCAATGGGGTTAAAGCGCGAGGGCGCTTTTGGAATGCCGGCCAGCATGGCGGCTTCTGCCGTTGTGATCTCGCCCAACTGCTTGCCCAGATAGGTTCGCGACGCTGCGGCAAAACCATAAGCACGGTGACCCAGATAAATCTGGTTCATGTACAGATCCAGAATCTGGTCTTTGGACAGTGTTGCTTCAATCTTGAAGGTCAGCAGCAGTTCGTAGAATTTGCGGGTATAGGTCTTTTCTGATGACAGGTAGAAGTTACGTGCTACCTGCATGGTGATCGTGCTGGCCCCTTGTGTCTTGGACATGTGGGTCATATTGGCCAGGGCGGCGCGACCTACCCCCATCCAGTCAATTCCACCGTGCTGGTAGAAACGGTCGTCTTCGGCCGCCAGAATGGCCGATTTCATGACATCGGGGATTTCGTCAAAACGCAGCACATTGCGGCGTTCTTCACCAAATTCGCCGATCAGCACCTTGTCCGCCGTGTAAATACGCAGTGGCACCCGTGGGCGATAGTCGATCATGGCGCTTAGATCGGGAAGGTTGGGCCAGGCTAAGGCCAGCGCCAGCGATCCGAGCAGGGCGGCACACAGACCAAGCCCCACAAAAAAGACCGAGGTCTTGATGATGAGGCGGGCAAGCCAGGAACCGGAGCTTTGCTCGGGTTTAGAATTGGGGGAGCGGGAAGAAGAACTCATTAGGGCTGATTTTAAAGTCCAAACGCAGCAGGACTGGGCCTCAAATCAAGTATCAATGTAACAAAATAATACTAAGCGAGCGGACTGTGCTTAGGGAAGGCTAATGGGATAATACACAAATGAACCACTCTTTACCCGCCGAGCTGATGCCTGTAGAACATCCTGATCCTTTATCAGACGCCGAGCTGCTCCATTTACAACAAACTGGCCCACGTCCCATTATTTTAGTGGGCATGATGGGAGCCGGTAAAACAACCATTGGCCGCCAATTGGCGCGGGAGCTCAAACGCGAGTTTATGGACCTTGACCACGAGCTGGAAGCCCGGAGCGGCGTGCGAGTGTCCACTATCTTTGAGTTCGAAGGCGAGCAAGGGTTCCGCAAACGTGAATCAGCGGTGCTCGATATTTGTTCGCGCCAGAGCGGTATCGTGTTGGCAACGGGAGGCGGGGCCATTTTGTCCGAGGCCAATCGCCAGATCATTAAAGATCGCGGTATCGTAGTGTACTTGTGTGCCACTGTAGACGAGCTGTACCGTCGCGTGGCCCGAGACCGTAACCGACCGCTGTTGCAAACAGCGGACCCACGCGCCCGCATCCAGGAACTGTTGCAAGCGCGCGAACCCCTCTATGAAGAAGTGGCGGATATCCGCTTTGAAACTGGCTCGGCGCCGGTTCATCATGCGGTGCGCCATTTATTGTCCCAGTTGAAAGAACGAGGTTGCTAAATGTCTGTAGTGCATGTTGACGCCCAGGGTGGCGCTTATCCCATCCAGATCGCCGCCGGGCGTCTGGCGCAGCTTGCAGGCACGGTGCCAGCCGATACGTCTGCCATTGCGATCGTCACTAATCCTACGGTGGCAGCCTTGTATCTGGCACCGGTCAAACAAGCCCTGGCCGCAACGGGCAAGCCCGTTCATGTGATCGAACTGCCCGATGGCGAGGCCTACAAGAACTGGGAATCTCTGAACCTGATTTTTGACGCGCTGCTGGGTGCTCATCTGGATCGCAAGGCCCTGATCGTGGCCTTGGGTGGTGGCGTTATTGGCGATATGGCCGGTTTTGCGGCAGCTTGCTTCATGCGCGGTGTGCGCTTTGTACAGGTCCCCACGACGTTGCTGGCGCAGGTGGATTCCTCGGTCGGTGGCAAGACAGCCATTAACCATCCGCTAGGCAAGAATATGGTGGGTGCGTTCTACCAGCCTATCGCCGTGGAAGTGGATACGGACGTACTCAAGACCTTGCCTGCTCGCGAAATTTCCGCTGGTCTGGCTGAAGTCGTCAAGTACGGCATGATTTACGATCTGGATTTCTTCAACTGGTGTGAGGAGCAGATCGCCCCCATGCGCCGTCTGGAGCAGGAGCAGATTGTTCATGCGATCCGCCGCTCTTGCGAGGTGAAAGCCGAGGTGGTTTCACAGGACGAACGCGAGTCGGGTCTGCGTGCTATTTTGAATTTTGGTCACACTTTTGGCCACGCGATTGAGTCCGGTATGGGCTACGGCCAGTG
Protein-coding sequences here:
- a CDS encoding penicillin-binding protein 1A; translated protein: MSSSSRSPNSKPEQSSGSWLARLIIKTSVFFVGLGLCAALLGSLALALAWPNLPDLSAMIDYRPRVPLRIYTADKVLIGEFGEERRNVLRFDEIPDVMKSAILAAEDDRFYQHGGIDWMGVGRAALANMTHMSKTQGASTITMQVARNFYLSSEKTYTRKFYELLLTFKIEATLSKDQILDLYMNQIYLGHRAYGFAAASRTYLGKQLGEITTAEAAMLAGIPKAPSRFNPIANFERAKTRQAYVLGRMRSLGYITEQEYQDALAQEIVVKSALGTPAGGYAIHGEYAAELARQLLYGVYQDNVYSRGFNIYTTIQSTDQEAAYLAVRNGILDYTRRAPYTGPQGQVDLPADIENDHAQLDAILDDLQDKYPDTGDLLTGVVLDASPNQIRVARTAQQIIDVNDKRALKIVARGLVKNAKADVRIQRGSVVYLFRNDDYWEVLNMPAVQAAFVSVRPQDGAIQAMVGGFHFSDGKFNRVTQAWRQPGSAFKPFIYASSLERGLTPATQISDEPFVLTAAQTGSKPWTPKNYGRRYEPMLTMRQGLYKSRNMVSIRIMQAVGPKYVQDYVTRFGFDKARQPAVLPLALGAGSVTPLQMAGAYAVFANGGYRTEPYLIDYVTDSTNKVIMRAKPVVAGDAAARAIDARTAYVMNDLLRGVATSGTGARASRTLKRTDIGGKTGTTNDSQDAWFAGYTPDLVGIAWMGFDRPRSLGSGETGGGASMPIWINYMRTALKDKPIVPPGPMPSGLSRINGDFYFDEFPPGQAIARVGLPAPGDDFLQQGGGDQNDGIGDLLRQLDSDSGSSGAETQPFVPF
- a CDS encoding shikimate kinase; its protein translation is MNHSLPAELMPVEHPDPLSDAELLHLQQTGPRPIILVGMMGAGKTTIGRQLARELKREFMDLDHELEARSGVRVSTIFEFEGEQGFRKRESAVLDICSRQSGIVLATGGGAILSEANRQIIKDRGIVVYLCATVDELYRRVARDRNRPLLQTADPRARIQELLQAREPLYEEVADIRFETGSAPVHHAVRHLLSQLKERGC
- the aroB gene encoding 3-dehydroquinate synthase translates to MSVVHVDAQGGAYPIQIAAGRLAQLAGTVPADTSAIAIVTNPTVAALYLAPVKQALAATGKPVHVIELPDGEAYKNWESLNLIFDALLGAHLDRKALIVALGGGVIGDMAGFAAACFMRGVRFVQVPTTLLAQVDSSVGGKTAINHPLGKNMVGAFYQPIAVEVDTDVLKTLPAREISAGLAEVVKYGMIYDLDFFNWCEEQIAPMRRLEQEQIVHAIRRSCEVKAEVVSQDERESGLRAILNFGHTFGHAIESGMGYGQWLHGEAVGCGMIMAAELSALVCGLPAQDVARIKALVQASGCPITPPQWPADRWLELMQVDKKNEGGQLRFVLLDKLGHAKVQAVAPDVVRQALARFTTVEQE